The Pseudomonadota bacterium genomic sequence CACGCTTCTCCATCATGCAGGCTCGCGCCCAATGGAGATCACTATATTTGGTGGCTGGAAGTGCGTGGTGTGGAAATCGTCCCGCGAAAATCAGGTTTTGGCGGGACGAATTCCCTTGAGAAACCTGTGCGCGCTGGCCGGAAACGAGTTCAAGAAATCGTCACGACCATCCTCCGTAAGCCAAACGACAGGACCGCCCAACCCGTCCGAGTACTTGTCTAGAATTTTTCGAACCAAGTCTGGGTATTTGGCTCTCGACTCGTAGCTATTGACCAGCGTTTTTGATGAAAGGTCTAAGTCGAATTTCTCAATGACAGCCTCAGCGGCTTTTCTACTTGATAGACCAAAATCCTCGATCAGAGTCCGCATATCAAAGTACACAAACGACCGTTCAATTTGTCGGTCGAAATCCTTAAGCGGTGACGCCGAACCGCTGCCTTTTGCTTGCAACCCGAGTCTCGAAGCAACCAGATCCGGATCTTGATCCTCCAGGATCTTGCCGAAGGCTTCTGCTAGTGGATCGAGGATCCAGCGTCCTGGAGCAACACCATTCTCGACCAGAGTTACAAAAGCGGCTAGCAAGATGGGCGCGCTACCAGAAACACTGTACTGGAATCGAAAAACGTCATAGTCCAGCCAATCTTCGGTCTCCAGCACGTCTGCTGTTATGCCCGGGAGCGGCTCGTCAGCCATGCATTCGATGATCCGCTCCAAGTGACCAACTGCCGATTCTATTTTTCGCAGCTTCCGATCGTCAGTCTCATGGTTTATGCGCTCAGACAATTCTTTGAGCGCTCTCTGCGCCCGTACCCGAAGTAAAGGACGTTCGTGTTCGTTGTAGTTCCGAAGAGTCTCGCCGGACTCGTTGTCTTCGACATCCGGCTCGAGCGTCTCTCCCCCATCTTTGGGTTGGCAGTCGTTTGGCTTGTTGGAATTGGACATCGATTAACCAGTAGCGATATATGCTGAGAGTGTAATCTGCCACACAATATCGCCTGTGTGGTCGCCAATTGACCTGACTGTTAAGAATCTCCTTGGGGACGGAATCTTAACTTTCGACACTTAGTTGGCGACGCCAGGCCTATGGACCCCCTCACCCCGCAAAACTCCGGAGAAAAATGCGCAACTCGTTCAATGAACTACACCGGCACGTGCCTGAGTAGAGCACGTATCTATTACCCAAATCGCTTATATTCTATTTGACACGGTCCGTGCCTTAGTTGGGCAAAGGCCATGACTACATATGGACTGGATCCAATGTCCGCTTTACGCTCAATAGCGGCCATTGGACTGATACGATGCTAAAGGGCCGCTAACGACCCAAAGCGGACGTTCCTGTCGCTCGAATCGGCTCAGATTATGTTAACCCTCCGGCGAACTGACCGACCCTGTCCTACACTTAATAGTTAACAACGAAAAAGCCAAACCGGCGCGGCGCATCATTTTTACCAGGGGGTTCAAAATGACTTTGATCAGAACGTGGAAAAGTCCACAAATTTTCATCTTGATTGTAGGTCTCGGCTTGTCAAGCATTGCGGGCGCGACGTCTGAACCGCTTGGCGTCATCGTGCAAACGGCAAAACCGTATGATGCGGTGGTCGCCGGCATTGAGGGCCTTGGGGGGACGGTCACAATCCAATACGTGAACGCCGACGCGATCGCCGCACAGATTCCAGCCGACAGGTTCGCTGATCTCATGCGATTGAACGGAGTTGACGCGGTAGAAAAGGACATGATCGTCGAACTTTCAACGCCGAATGGAAAGGGTCGTGGTCGACGCGAAAAAAAGGACACCACCGTCGAACCTTCAACGCCGTCAGCGCCAAATGAACAGACCCGCCGCCAGGCGCTACGTGCAGACAACGTGCAGCTCCTGGACGGGGACGCGGCAGCCGCAATGCTCGGAGGCGATCTGCCAGACAACTATTACAGTTATCTGAGCCAGGTCACCGGAGCTCAGGACACGTGGGCAGCAACCGGCGCCGGCGCAGACAGCCTGGTGGCAGTCATCGATACCGGGACCGATGCTTCGCATATTTGCTTGGCGGGGCGGGTACTGGCAGGACCTGATTTCTCCACGGATCAAGGTACGAGCTTCGAGGGATCGACCTTGTCAAGCAACCACTTTCACGGCACGTTTGTGGGCGGGACTATCGCCACGGGTAATGGCTGCGCGATTCTTGATGCGCTCGTCGGCGGTTTGTTCACGACGCATTTGCCCCCGAACGCCTTTTTCGATGGGGGGGGATTTGCGGTGATCCCGCTGCTCGGCATTGCTCCCGAGGCGCATATTTACGCAGTTAAGGTATTTCCGCACACGGGTGCCGGGGCTTCATCGTCCAGAATCAATGCGGCCATTGACCACGTAATCACGCAGAAGCTATCAGGTGCCCTGGATATCGACGTGGTCAACATGAGCCTAGGCGGGGCCTCGCTCTTCGACGGCCGAACCGTTCAGGAGATGCTGGTGGATGCCGGCACCGACGCGGGCATAACCTTTGTGATCTCATCGGGCAACGAAGGGCCCACGCCCAACTCAGTGGCTCGACCGAGCACAGCCTACAGCGCGGTGACAGTAGCAGCCGCAACCGATCCAGTGCACACGCGCATCTTTTGGGACTTGATTTTTGGTCCCGGGCAGGGATTGGCCATGTACCCAACCGATGAGCGCCGCGTTGCTGATTTTAGTAGTCGTGGACCCAGTGCTGATGGGCGTAACGCCGTAGATATCATCGCTACTGGCGTGTTCAACTTCTCGCTGTTCCCCGGTAACGGACTCGGCTGGGCATCCGGAACGTCTTTCTCCGCCCCGCAGATCGCCGGCGCCGCCGCGCTGCTGAACGCCTGGGCCGAAAACAACGATCCATCCATCGGTCCGCAGGCTATCAAGAATGCGCTCATGGACGGAGCCGTCTCGGTTAACGGCGATTGGTCCGAGGATGCCCAGGGTCAGGGCTTTTTGAATGTGCCCAATTCTCTGGCGTTCCTGCAGAGCGGTCATGTGAACGACGGTTCACGGCATGACTCGAACGGCGCGTTGATTCCCAACATTCTGCTGGGTGTAGCTAACGAACATACGGAGACCATCACGCTCGGACGCGGCCGGACGCAGGACTTCGTGTTCAAGATCGATGAGAACACCGAGCAGGTCGAGGTCATCGTCGATGTCCCCGGAGCGATTCCAGCCGGTCCAGGCGCAATCCCAAATTCCTGGGAGCTCTACATCAAGAGCGCCAAGCACGGAGGCACTGGCTATTTGCTCGACACTGCCAACATCTTTGACGATGCATCGGTGGTAATTGGTGATGGCACGGTTGACCAGTTCGGCGCGATTGGCGGCGGCGTGGTCAGTCCAGCGCCCATGGAGCCAGGGCTGATGAAGGTGACCCTGGAACCCGATTGGACAAATAACACCGGTACGCTGACCGCCACGATCACAATCCGTCGTACGCAAGGACTCAACACCAGTAATGCCGGTGGCACGACGGGCACCATCGGCGATGGGGATT encodes the following:
- a CDS encoding S8 family serine peptidase, with protein sequence MTLIRTWKSPQIFILIVGLGLSSIAGATSEPLGVIVQTAKPYDAVVAGIEGLGGTVTIQYVNADAIAAQIPADRFADLMRLNGVDAVEKDMIVELSTPNGKGRGRREKKDTTVEPSTPSAPNEQTRRQALRADNVQLLDGDAAAAMLGGDLPDNYYSYLSQVTGAQDTWAATGAGADSLVAVIDTGTDASHICLAGRVLAGPDFSTDQGTSFEGSTLSSNHFHGTFVGGTIATGNGCAILDALVGGLFTTHLPPNAFFDGGGFAVIPLLGIAPEAHIYAVKVFPHTGAGASSSRINAAIDHVITQKLSGALDIDVVNMSLGGASLFDGRTVQEMLVDAGTDAGITFVISSGNEGPTPNSVARPSTAYSAVTVAAATDPVHTRIFWDLIFGPGQGLAMYPTDERRVADFSSRGPSADGRNAVDIIATGVFNFSLFPGNGLGWASGTSFSAPQIAGAAALLNAWAENNDPSIGPQAIKNALMDGAVSVNGDWSEDAQGQGFLNVPNSLAFLQSGHVNDGSRHDSNGALIPNILLGVANEHTETITLGRGRTQDFVFKIDENTEQVEVIVDVPGAIPAGPGAIPNSWELYIKSAKHGGTGYLLDTANIFDDASVVIGDGTVDQFGAIGGGVVSPAPMEPGLMKVTLEPDWTNNTGTLTATITIRRTQGLNTSNAGGTTGTIGDGDFGCFAFNVPGGTSEAVIDLSWKHNWSKVPTNDLDMLFASPSSLPSLDFTFLDGATLNAPERQVIGAPEAGLWFVCVNGFAVFNGRDPFDLSVTLND